From the genome of Nicotiana sylvestris chromosome 1, ASM39365v2, whole genome shotgun sequence:
actaattattaattaaaaataactaccaatttgaatgggtagttattttcttatatatttatattttcgtttttttattattgttaattataagatatcttttttattttaattattttaaaactccaacttgaaactattccccgatttgaattttccattttttatagctttattttttttttgctttttgattttaaaataatttaaaaattccaacttgaaactactcccacccaatttgaatgggtagttatttttatatatatatttttatttttttattatagttaattattaatatagatatagataagaaatctatatttattaattaaattaaagtaaccaattaatatatatatatatatatatatatatatataatatatatataaccaattatatatatacatatatatatatatacatatatatggtagttttttttaattattttcattttttagatatatttaaattaaaaaaaataaccaataaataatttaataactaattatgccatgtgtcattctattgttctgccatttggcttcatgaggtgcttttgtcttctgcttttaattatagatagataTTTGCTGGACAAGCAAGAATCAAAAAATTAAGAGCATTTATTTTCAAGATCATTATTTGTAATTTGCTAAAATTTAAAGTAGTTGGTAGTTGAGACCATTTCTAAGTTCCTACTTTCGGGAACAAAGACGACGACaataacccagtataatcccatttagtggggtctggggagggtagtgtgtacgcagaccttactcctacctcggggtagagaagttgtttccaaatagaccctcggcatccttccctcctagaacttcccaccttgctcttggggagactcgaactcacaacctcttggttggaagtgaaggttgcttaccatcaaaACAACCCCTTTCGTACTTTCGGGAACAAAGACAAAGTACGAAAATAGAATCGCATGAGAATTCTTAtaacctgtttggccaagcttctttttggccaattttttttttttttttgtcaaaaacacttttggccaaaaattgaggtgtttggccaagcttttgaaaggaaaaaaaatacttttgaggagaagcagaagcagttttggagaagccgaaaaaagtagcttctctccaaaaacacttttttgaaaagcacctataagaaaaatacacttagaagcagttttttaaaccttggtcaaacactaattgctactcagaagtgcttttcaaactaattagccaaacacaaactgcttctcaccaaacgTAATTTTGATAAAAGCACATTTTTGCAGTTTGGGCAAACATGCTATTAGTCCTGTAacatttaggggtcgtttggtaggatgcattagataagctaatgcatgcattaactttgtgtattaataatacattgtttggtagacattttgaacctatgcattagttatgcaaacattagttatacatcctatttggtattatcctatgcataaataatgcatagaaaataatggtattagcaatgcaatgggttttaatgcatgcattagattagttaaagacaaaattatccttcaaaatttatgcttgattaaaatatgctagttagtatattaatgcaagttcaaaataatccaaatagtgagaaataaatttatatcctaaataaataaatacttagcgtattttctttttttataaataaatatttaattttattttacaatataggtagacaaataaaataattttttaaaactttttcatataaaaatatttctcaacatatgtttcttttaaaaagttagagtgtggactagttttgagggtatttttataaacaaataattattttaaaaattgtaCAAATACTTTAATACATTAAaccaaacaataaataaaaaatatatcagCATAACTAATATCAGCATAATTAATATAAGCATACCTTATTCAAGACTGTACAAACGACTTGTTAAAAGTCAATAGGTAACTGTCGCTGTTAGGATGAAAAATTAGGAAATCATTGTTGACTTTCCAGTGGTTCTTTAGGCAGAAAAAGCCGTTGTTTGCGACATCCAGTGCTCTGTGAATTAAGTGTAAGATGATTTATTTATCTATAATCGAAGTATATAATCCTAAAAATACCAAGTGTCAATCAATTTCATTCTTTTGATAATTTCTTATGTTTTTGTTAAGTTCAAACAATTCGACTGAAAAATGGGGAAAAAGCAAGTGATGGTGCCGGTTAACGAAGTAGACCTCACCGAAGTGAAATATGTGCCggaaaaatttgaaggtttgtatttcatctttttttttttcattttagtccCTTAAATAGAGTTTCTTGGTTATGATCAAAGTTTCATTTTGCAGCTCCACATTTGACTGGTTTTTGGTTCAAGTTGTTTGTTAAAGTAATGGAGGCACCTTTAATTGGTTCCTTAATTACCAGTCACCTGAAGCAGAAGAATGGAATGACTGAGGTTTGTTTGTATCATTGTACGCACACTTGTGATTCTATGTATAAAAGGAGATTTTGAAATTAAAACTGATGGTTTTGATTGTCAGATTCTCAAGAATACCGTGATCCCGGAGGTGCCCATGTTCATTCCCCAGTTCCCTCTTCAAGGTTCAGTATTAAGCTCTTGCTGCTTTTATCTTTCAATTAGTTTATCATATTGTATGTTTAGTTTAGGGCACAATGGACGAAAAACCATCTATGTAGGTAATACCAATTAGTTAGGATTAGGTTTTACTCATGCTAATACATTTGCTTTGGGTCTTGTCAGAGATTTATATGTTGGTAAAAAATGGAGATAACTTCTAGTGCTAGTGAAGATaactcctttctttttctttctaataATATTAGGCTGAGACGAGCTCAAAATGGAGTGACATGGACAAGGAGGATTCATATAGCTGATATCAACTTGCTTGTGACTGACGCTTAATTGTTGTTGTATATTATGTGTTTAGTATACATCATTTTTTTTCTCGGAGTAGGAAGATACCGTTTCCTTTTGGATATTTCATTCCATTGAGATGGTTCTACTTAACTATCTTACTTGCCTCCTTGTtgtctctcttcttttttctattaGTCGGTGGCTCTTATAAACTTCTTGCCAATAAAAGTTCATGAGCTAATAGTTATCCTATATATCCAAGGCTAAGCTTTTTACCACTTAGATTTCACTCCTTGAGCATGACATTATTGCTGATAAACTAATGCTCAGCTGATTTTCTGACATGTAGCTGGAAAGAAGCATAACACTGTGGGCATTCCATGATTTGGTTGAAGTTGAAATTCAGGAATTATTAAGGTGCTTTTCTAATGTTACTGACTTATTTAGTATGTATATGAATCTAGATCCAGAGCCTGGAGTTGTTTGCTTAGAAGAAGATGGAAAACCTGAAGAACGGGTTGATTTAGCCTTGAAGTGTCTTCCACATTATGATCCTTCTAGCAGTTGGAATTCTGGTTCAGGAGAACCGTTCCGATTCCGCTACTGGAAAATTCGTGATTATGGATATGCTTACAGATCTAAGTTTACGACCCCATCTATGGCAAGTGACTTTCCATTGATTGTTCCTATTTTGGTCATCTTCAAGAGTAATAAAAAGCTCTATTGTGCTAAAGGTTGCAGAGCAGTTTATCTCAGCAATAGAGGTACTTAATGATAAGCAGCCCTCAGCACCATTATTAATCTCCTTCGACCCCAAGGAGGTGAGAAGGCAAGCTGCAGCTTCCACTCAAAGATTTGAGGAAGGTACTTTAATTTGTTGATGCGCTTAAATTGGCTGTTCTGAGAATCTACGCATTGCAATTCACAGTTTCTTGCATTTTTTTATTATAGTACAGGccatcaaataaaactgaaggtTGATATTAATTTCCTGCAAATAAAGCATATCTTGAATTGCTGTGCCAAGTCTGTAGATCTCATTACTGAAGCATTTTTCTTTTCATCTGTTTTTGTTTTATCCCGATGTGGTCATGGAGGAATACCATTGTCGATCTTGGATGGGATTTTAATTGCAGTCAAGGATGACATTGATTGCTTTCCTCATCCTTCAAAGGGTATGTGTTTAACTTCTCATTTCCTCTGCGAATATCTCTGCCATTTGTAGCTTAAAATTTTTCCCTGTAAAAAAGAGCAGGTGGTTCTACATGGTTTCATGAGGTTCGCCAGGTAAACATAGATGCAGTTTCTGTGTCAAGATTACGAAGCAGTGGTGCAATTTTAGTAGGAAAGACAAATATGCATGAGTTTGGTATGGGCACAACAGGGAATAATCCGAATTACGGGTAAACTTTTGCCTTGAACCTACAAATAAGCAAATGTTAGAAGCGGTAACCTTTTGACATgacttcttttattctttttttgttAAAGCATACTTGATAAAGATATATGCTAACCATTGGTTTTGCGAATGTTGAAGAACAAATGCTGCTTGGGTATATTTTAGGTTGAGTGTATATTTTACCTTTAACATCACTAATGAGCATTTTCCTATGGCAGTACACCTGGAAATCCGCATAATCCAAAAAGATACACAGGTGGCTCTTCCTCAGGTTCAGCTGCAATTGTCGCTTCTGGATTGTGTTCAGCAGCATTGGGAACAGATGGTGGAGGTTGTATAACATATCAGGCTAGTGAATTAGTATCTTCTTTTGAAATAATTATAAGATTTTCAGGCTTTATTCATCTGAAGTCCAGGTTCAATACGAATTCCTGCTTCTCTTTGCGGGGTTGTCGGCTTGAAAACAACATTTGGACGGACTGACCTGACAGGGTAAGTTCATGAAGTGTAGATCAATGTGCATCTATACCAAATTGGTTTTATCCTTCTGAATATATTGTTTCTCCCGGTAAAACTTTTCTACTGTCAAAGCTATGATCTCCCTATACAACTTGCCAACTTCAGTTGCTACAGTTTAATTTTCTAACAGCCTAAAGGACTGTTCTTTCCTATATTTAGTTATCCGTAATTTATGGATTTTGGTTTTATCAAGTCTCTATGTTAACATTCAATATCATACCTTTCTTGGTCTTTTGTCTGAGATCAAGCTTTACTATCTGATCTTATCAGTTTATAGTTTGGTTCATCTCTGTTCTTTTATCAGGTCACTGTGGGAAGCAGGAACAGTCACGATTGCTGGACCCATCACAGCTACAGTTGAGGATGCCATACTTGTGTTAGTAATTGGTTTCACCCAATCTTTTTTTTACAAACAAATAGTCAATTCCGGTCATGAGCATATTTAAAGCATAATCTATCTTGTAATTGGCGCAGTTGCCTTATCACTTCTTCATATGCTATAGTAGTTTTATTTCGATTGAAATGTCATCTTATATGTTTTAACATAAATAGAATCCATAGAATGAATACATTAATCATTGAAACTAATTCTACTAGTAGATATCAAAACGATCTACATGAAAACTAATACACGAAATCACTCTAAGTTAAAAATATGCTTAGAGACTCTTGAATCTCATTATTTCTTGAATACTTGTAATAGGTGCTGAAAGTCAGATGTATTTTCTCCCTATGCCTTTAGAGTTCAAAGGCTATCAGAGTTAAAGATTAGAAGTTTACTGAAAAAAGTATAAAGCCACCAAGATAGTCAGCTTCCAAGGAACAATGCTAGACCCTAACCATGACAAAAGAATGTAAATTTCCTAACGCATGCCACCAGAGTCCTACTTTCTTCAATTAGGTTGTATATATGGGGATAAATTTTTGTTAAATTTGGTCAAGCTCTTGATCTGGTCATAAGACCACTCTTACAGTTGATATGTGTTGATTATTGCTATTTTTTTCCAACTTTTCAGGTATGCAGCAATCTTAGGATCCTCTCCAGCTGATCGAATTCCACTGAATCCTGTAATCACTCACAAAGTGTACTTTTGCAAAATTTCAAGATATTGTTCTGCTTGAGGGTCCAATTTgactctcccccccccccccgggtcCTGTAAATACTGTAGCTAATATTTGTAAATAGGGCAGTGATCATTTTTCGACATTGAATTTTCCACTAATTGCAGTTATGTTGATCGCCTATGATACTCAAGCATGTTGATTACCTTAAAAACTGAAGTTTGAGGCATTTTTCTTCAGCGAGTCAGTGACCTGTTCTGCTCTTGGTTCAGTTTGGGGATGTGTTCTTCTGCTGAATGTCTCATTCCTATCCATCCTGCAGTATTCACCCTACTTGTATCATATAGAAGACTATTTCAGTTAACTTGCTGAAGAAAAAAAGTGACAATTGTCCATTGTAACCATGCTGTCTTAGGTCCCCAAAGTGGATTTGATATATCTATAAAAGACCAATCTTAATCATAGGTTAGTTTGATCCTATACTTGTACAGGAGACTGTTGATGTAGGTTCAATGCAGAATGAGATCTTTTCATTGGATTAAAAAGTTTTACTCTGCATTAAGCAAGCTGTTTTGTACTCGCATTATTATTAATTGATTTTTGTTCAGTCCCTCCCTTGTTTACCAGATTTATCTTCCAATGAGAGTTCAAACATTTTGGGATCACTTACCCTGGGAAAGTATACAAAGGTTTTGCACTTCTGGTTTTTTAAGGTTGTTGTTGATTTTAACCTTCTTGGTTGAACTTTGTCTGATATGAGACTATCTCTTGCAGTGGTTTAATGATGTTAGCTCAACTGATATAACTGATAAGTGTGAAGATGTCCTAAACCAATTATTTCATCTGCATGGGTGCAAAGTAAGTCCGTATCACCCTTTATTACCCTTTGTCATCTATTTCAGAAAACTTTATGCTTAAATTCAGATTCAGTTTCTGGATGTAACTTTGTTATTCTATTTTTATTGCTTTACTCTTTGCAATCAAGACAACAGAGATCGTCATACCGGAGCTTCGTGAGCTGCGCACAGCCCATACTGTTACTTTTGGATCTGAATCACTATGCTTATTGAATCCTGATTGCGAGGATGGGTATATCTATTTTCCGTTCAAGCTATTAGTACAACTGCTTGCAATCTTGTAGTTTGGACTAATATAACTTTTTTTCACTTTATGTAGGAAAGGAGTAAGATTGACTAATGATACTCGCACAAATCTAGCACTCTTCAGATCATTTGCAGCATCAGATTATGTTTCTGTCCAGCGCCTTAGGTAAAAAATAAGTTACTGAATTACTTGATACATGTTGAAACAATTTGTTCAGTTGCTGTTTGTTTTAATATCGAATTagggatgtgaaaactgcatttgtGTTGTGGATCAGTGGCATATACGTATGATTCTACATTTAGATAAACTTTTCTAGCTTTAACTACATCAGCAATTTTAGGTTTTGCTTAGCTCACTTTAAGCTCATTGTGTGTAAAAGCTTAAAAGTTATCATCTTCGTATCCTGATTTTAAATTTTCAACTAGAACAAGATATTCTCAGAGCTTGTGGATGGAAACAAATTTATCTTCTACTAGAAGAGCACATTAGAATCCATGTTCACGCCTTTAATTTCATTGTTAGTTTAGTCCATAGTTACTTTGTATTTCTGAAGTGTCATCTAATGGTTCTTTTTGTCTTATGTTTGGCAACGTGTTAAGTGTCAGATGTACTACTAGATTTTATCTAAATATTAAAGGATTTCAAGACTCGCTACAGAATTGCATTTAGAAATATGATAAAATTTGTTCAACTTATTCAGCTTTCCTGTGTCTCTTCTTGCAGGCGAAGGATAATGTACTACCACATGGAGATTTTCAAGAAAGTAGATGTCATTGTAACACCTACCACTGGGTAAACTAAGTTTTTGCACTTTTTGTGCCCTTATATCTATAAATACACTTCTTCCATATCCTGTTTGTTGCATAAGTAGCTACTATCCATTGCATGTATTGTGCGAGTTGTTGGTTGATCTCTGTTAGATTTGTCATAAGACATAGTACTTATGCATCTCCCAATCTCACATATCTCGCATGGTATAAGAGCTCTTATAAGAGGGAAACCTGTGTTTGTTTTCAATGATTTGGAAAGTTGAACTAAAAGATAAACCGACCTTTGAGTTGCATGATAGTGTTGGCAATTTTCCTCAATCTTCTGGTTGATGGATGTTTCAGGAAGTTGGTTTCAGAAATAGTTGTTATGTCACAAGAAAAGAGTTTTTTCTGGTGTCCTCTTGCTATTGATATAAGATTTTACTCAACGACAGTAAAAATCATACAAGATTAGCGCAAAATAGGAGTTATATATTTCTTTTCACTTAATGTGGAAAATGTCTGAGTGAATGATTCAATAAGAGTATTAGAGATTAGGATACTTCTCGTGTCCTTGAAATTGTACCCCATATTTTAGCCTTTTGAGAGGAGCTCGTACCATATATTTTAGCATGATGATCAGAATCACATTTGTCTGTTGTTATGATCTACAGAGGAGTTTCATTGAATACCTCACTGATGAAGTTTTCACATCAAATGTAAATGTGCATGTTCATATAGGAGGACACATACTGAGGCTTATCTATCATAgaacaaaatatttttgaatttagcCCCAAGTAATTAtatcttccttttttttcaactGAAGTAGCTGGCTAGTACTTTGTGTATACTGTCATTCATGTCAATATGTTTCAGGACTAACTGACACTTAAATTCATAacttctatttttattttcttccagAATGACAGCTCCAGAAATTCCAGAAAGTGCTCTTGAAGTTGGAGAGACAAATTTGCAAGTTGTAGGTAGGTTAACATCATTTTATTACTTTGTGGTTTCTATGGATTGCATCTGGGGTGTCAAATAGGTGGGTTGGGCTATATTTGGGCTGGTCAAAACGGGTTGAACTAATAAACTAGTTGGGTCATAACCCCTTCAAAGTTTGCTTGGGTCACGGTAGGGGGGGTCAGTTTGGGCTATTCGATGGGTCATAAACCAAAATTTGATTTTTGCATGCATTGGAGACAGGTATTGTACTTTGGTATTGGAAGTCCTGAAGCGTTTTATCTCACACAATATTTTTAATACTACTACATTTCTTTTTGTTACGATGAGCACTTCCTGATGATGTAACTTTATTTTAGACTACTTAATACTTACTCTTTGCTATTCTTTCAGCAAGCCTAATGCAATTTGCTATAACAGCAAACATTCTCGGGCTTCCAGCAATTTCTGTCCCTGTAAGTGACATTCATCTTTTTCCTGTTAGGCAGTCCACTGAGAGTAAATCTCAGAAAAGGATTTGGAATGGAAGGACCTGCATGTTGATGATATGCAAACAAGCTTCTAAGCATTTCAACCTAATAATATTACAATAGATCTatcatatatataaaatattgCGCTAGGAAATCGGTGAATATGGGATTGTAGGAAGGAATAAGTGCCAATTTTGATTTCCCTCAGCAAATTCCTCATTAATTATGTTGAAACCGGTCGTGCAAGTGCAAATTTTATTCTTCTCTTTATTCACATTAACTCAGACCAGATAATGTTTGTACGAAAAACCTGAAGATGTGAAGAGATGTTTTTACAAATCACAAAAAGATACAAAAAAGATCCAAGGTTTTGATTGACTATTAAGAAGAGTTTATTCTTCATTCTTCTTTTTGTCGGGAAATAGGTAAACTTAGAGCATCCTTTTATATGTGGCTTCAGTATTCCAAAATCATTAATTACACAAATAGCTTTGCTAGGTTTTTCTGTAGTTCAGTATGGACAAAATTTAACTATCACTACCACAAGAACGGAACTTCTCAGTCAGATACTTTCTGGTGTGCCACTTCCACATCCTCTTGAAAGGCACATCATTAACTATTTTCTCTCCTATAGCATGTCGAGTCTCGCTTTGTTCTTATTTCATTCCTATTGCTAGCTTGATCTCCTTTTAGCCTTTGAAATTTCAGCATACCATTCTTCGTTTAGTAGCAGCTAATTTCTTTAGATATAGGAATGTAGACAATTGGCCATAGACATGCTCATGGATTGACTATGAAATAAGAGATAAAGCAGATTATAACTCCTCCCAGATCACAGTATTCTTTTGGATGTCCTATAAAGTTTCTATGTATGTGGTAGAAGATTTATAATCCGAGTTTTCGTAGGAACATGAAGTGCATAGCTACAAGAACACTAGAGCTATCTGACATAGTGAAAATATTAAAATAGATCTATTGGTGCTTTCTGCATGCTAGTTTACTGTCAAGGACCTGCTCAACTTCTTTCCTTTTAATTTTGACATGCAGCAGAAAAATAGACGTCTGAACTTATCTCTCTTCACAACTTCTCGGTCTGTATTTGCATGACGTCTGTTTCCTTTTAGTGGCGGACCCAAGATTTTGTACAAGCGGGTTCAATCTTAAAAGTATATAACTTTAGTGGTAAAATAGTAGTTGTCAAGTGGGTTCAAATAAcatatttatacaaaatttacgCAGCTTAgtcataatttatacatatacacaatattattttttgatgaagCGGGTTCAGTTGAATCCGCTTGCCACCACGTGCGTCCGCCACTGTTTCATTTAACACTAAGATCTCTCTTGATGACTACCAATATAGGATCATAATTATTCATTCTAAAGCATGTGGATGTCAATTGTCGATCAACATCATGTGTTCCAAAATTTACCTTACCTTACTAATtcacctttctttctcttttgttttttttcataTGCTTAGATTGGTTATGATAAGCAAGGACTTCCAATAGGTTTGCAGCTTATTGGTCGTCCGTGGTGTGAAGCTACAATCTTGCGTTTAGCTAGTGTGATAGAGGTATTCTCCTCCATCTCTACCACCACCCGCCCCAACCAACTATAACTGCTAAAATTTACAACAGATTATTGACGGGAGATTTTGATTTGTGCTTTCAGGAATTCTCTGCAGAGTATAGGAAGAAGCCAATGGAGTTCTATGACATCTTGAAAGTGAAGTGAGAATAATGTGTAAGTTAGTTTGTTATTTTAAAATTGGGAAGTGTGTAATTGTTCCCATATCAGAAGAGAGAAGTCTCTTTTGGAGCCTTTTAAGCACTTGTCACTTTCATGCCTTTGATTTAGGACACACTTAGA
Proteins encoded in this window:
- the LOC104218113 gene encoding fatty acid amide hydrolase-like isoform X1 encodes the protein MGKKQVMVPVNEVDLTEVKYVPEKFEAPHLTGFWFKLFVKVMEAPLIGSLITSHLKQKNGMTEILKNTVIPEVPMFIPQFPLQDPEPGVVCLEEDGKPEERVDLALKCLPHYDPSSSWNSGSGEPFRFRYWKIRDYGYAYRSKFTTPSMVAEQFISAIEVLNDKQPSAPLLISFDPKEVRRQAAASTQRFEEGIPLSILDGILIAVKDDIDCFPHPSKGGSTWFHEVRQVNIDAVSVSRLRSSGAILVGKTNMHEFGMGTTGNNPNYGTPGNPHNPKRYTGGSSSGSAAIVASGLCSAALGTDGGGSIRIPASLCGVVGLKTTFGRTDLTGSLWEAGTVTIAGPITATVEDAILVYAAILGSSPADRIPLNPSLPCLPDLSSNESSNILGSLTLGKYTKWFNDVSSTDITDKCEDVLNQLFHLHGCKTTEIVIPELRELRTAHTVTFGSESLCLLNPDCEDGKGVRLTNDTRTNLALFRSFAASDYVSVQRLRRRIMYYHMEIFKKVDVIVTPTTGMTAPEIPESALEVGETNLQVVASLMQFAITANILGLPAISVPIGYDKQGLPIGLQLIGRPWCEATILRLASVIEEFSAEYRKKPMEFYDILKVK
- the LOC104218113 gene encoding fatty acid amide hydrolase-like isoform X2, encoding MGKKQVMVPVNEVDLTEVKYVPEKFEAPHLTGFWFKLFVKVMEAPLIGSLITSHLKQKNGMTEILKNTVIPEVPMFIPQFPLQDPEPGVVCLEEDGKPEERVDLALKCLPHYDPSSSWNSGSGEPFRFRYWKIRDYGYAYRSKFTTPSMFISAIEVLNDKQPSAPLLISFDPKEVRRQAAASTQRFEEGIPLSILDGILIAVKDDIDCFPHPSKGGSTWFHEVRQVNIDAVSVSRLRSSGAILVGKTNMHEFGMGTTGNNPNYGTPGNPHNPKRYTGGSSSGSAAIVASGLCSAALGTDGGGSIRIPASLCGVVGLKTTFGRTDLTGSLWEAGTVTIAGPITATVEDAILVYAAILGSSPADRIPLNPSLPCLPDLSSNESSNILGSLTLGKYTKWFNDVSSTDITDKCEDVLNQLFHLHGCKTTEIVIPELRELRTAHTVTFGSESLCLLNPDCEDGKGVRLTNDTRTNLALFRSFAASDYVSVQRLRRRIMYYHMEIFKKVDVIVTPTTGMTAPEIPESALEVGETNLQVVASLMQFAITANILGLPAISVPIGYDKQGLPIGLQLIGRPWCEATILRLASVIEEFSAEYRKKPMEFYDILKVK